In a single window of the Mauremys reevesii isolate NIE-2019 linkage group 3, ASM1616193v1, whole genome shotgun sequence genome:
- the CITED2 gene encoding cbp/p300-interacting transactivator 2, which yields MADHMMAMNHGRFPDGTSGLHHHPAHRMGMGQFPSPHHHHQQQQHAFSALMGEHIHYGAGNMNANGGIRHAMGPGNVNGGHPPSSMPPTARFNNSQFMAPPVASQGGPLTASMQLQKLNNQYFSHHPYPHNHYMPDLHPANHPMNGTNQHFRDCNPKHSSSGSGMPPSVPHVPAAMLPPNVIDTDFIDEEVLMSLVIEMGLDRIKELPELWLGQNEFDFMTDFVCKQQPSRVSC from the coding sequence ATGGCAGACCACATGATGGCCATGAATCATGGGCGATTCCCTGATGGAACCAGCGGGCTTCATCACCACCCTGCACATCGAATGGGGATGGGTCAGTTTCCGAGCCCCCATCACCATCACCAACAGCAGCAACATGCCTTCAGCGCCTTGATGGGCGAGCATATACATTATGGAGCTGGAAATATGAACGCAAATGGCGGGATCAGACATGCAATGGGACCGGGGAACGTGAATGGGGGGCATCCTCCCAGCAGCATGCCTCCCACGGCACGATTTAATAATTCTCAGTTCATGGCCCCCCCTGTTGCAAGCCAAGGAGGCCCCTTAACGGCCAGCATGCAGCTGCAGAAGCTAAACAACCAGTATTTTAGCCACCATCCGTATCCTCACAACCACTATATGCCGGACTTGCACCCTGCAAATCATCCGATGAACGGAACAAACCAGCATTTCAGAGACTGCAACCCAAAGCATAGCAGCAGCGGCAGCGGTATGCCTCCTTCAGTTCCCCATGTCCCTGCAGCAATGCTGCCTCCCAATGTCATAGACACTGACTTCATAGATGAGGAGGTGCTCATGTCCTTAGTCATAGAAATGGGTTTGGACCGCATCAAGGAGCTTCCTGAGCTGTGGTTGGGACAGAACGAGTTTGATTTCATGACAGACTTCGTTTGCAAACAACAGCCCAGCAGAGTGAGCTGCTGa